TTATAAAAACAAGGGACGAACTTATTCAATTGTTAAAAAAAGGTGGCTTTTCACTGCATAAATGGTGtgcaaataataattcattgttACAGGACTTACCATTGTTTAATGATTGTTCAAAAATTGATAAAATGAAAAGAATTGTTGCATATATCTTTACATTTGTTAAAAATTGTAAAAGTAAGAAAGAGGATAGGATATGTGGTAATTTAATGCCTAAAGAGTTGGACTTTGCTTTAAAAATCATTCTTAAAAATGAACACAGAAAGTTTTTCAGTCaagaaattaatgttttaaaatctaaacaacCTTTATTGAAGTCCAATCTTAAAGCGTTAAATCCCTTTCTTGATAACATGGATATACTCCGTGTAGGAGGTAGGCTCCATTATGCTGATATTCCATATTCAAAAAAGCATCCCATTATATTGCCTAAAGGTTctaaaatagttcattatttaattaaaaaggaaCATGGAATATTATTGCATGCTGGACCCAAGCTTGTTTTGACTAATTTAAGTCAAATTTACCACATTGTAAATGGTATAAGAGAAGTTAAGCATGTCTTGCataaatgtttaatttgttttaagttaaaGGCTAAGAATGCTGAACAACTTATGGGTTCACTTCCATCTGACAGGGTCAACCCTTGTAGAGTTTTTGAAAAAGTAGGTATTGACTATGGGGGCCcatttaatgtaaaaatgttaCGTGTTAGAAAGCCAGTTATACAAAAGGCATacatacttatttttgtttgtttcataaCAAAAGCTATTCATGTAGAATTATGTACTGATTTAACTACAGATTGTTTTCCAAATGCTCTTAAGAGATTTATTTCTCGAAGGA
The Pectinophora gossypiella chromosome 26, ilPecGoss1.1, whole genome shotgun sequence DNA segment above includes these coding regions:
- the LOC126378365 gene encoding uncharacterized protein LOC126378365 isoform X2, which codes for MQSLSKISLNDVLLNGPVVQNDLFSILILFRLYKYILNCDMTKNVQMYKRDTITPPIANILWRPASDSAIQCLQLQTVTYGLKSSSYLATRCLVELANRYRDQFCLASDALLHKTYVDDICLSDNDLGQLIKTRDELIQLLKKGGFSLHKWCANNNSLLQDLPLFNDCSKIDKMKRIVAYIFTFVKNCKSKKEDRICGNLMPKELDFALKIILKNEHRKFFSQEINVLKSKQPLLKSNLKALNPFLDNMDILRVGGRLHYADIPYSKKHPIILPKGSKIVHYLIKKEHGILLHAGPKLVLTNLSQIYHIVNGIREVKHVLHKCLICFKLKAKNAEQLMGSLPSDRVNPCRVFEKVGIDYGGPFNVKMLRVRKPVIQKAYILIFVCFITKAIHVELCTDLTTDCFPNALKRFISRRNKPSIIYCDNASTFKWHKQYIIQLQSRPKWRNVCYNIKVGSLVIVKEDNVAPLLWPMARVVDVFPGADGKVRALSIKTCKGSIVKTSIHKVCILPIDNE